A window of Acinonyx jubatus isolate Ajub_Pintada_27869175 chromosome E4, VMU_Ajub_asm_v1.0, whole genome shotgun sequence contains these coding sequences:
- the LOC113603996 gene encoding 60S ribosomal protein L29-like codes for MAKSKNHATHNQLRKRHRNGTKKPQSPKYESLRGRELKFLKNMRFAEKHSKKRPKKTQANNAKTMSARVEAFKALVKPNIPKTGSHKFNQLACTAHPKLGRHAHALAAKGLRLCWPKSEAETQTEAQAAAVTPAPAPAVARVPIGATRHEVSSVEASVCQSEDGRTKCDPWASVCMGLVPSCAVCADKPVAGAVK; via the coding sequence ATGGCCAAGTCCAAGAACCACGCCACGCACAACCAGTTGCGAAAACGGCACAGAAATGGTACCAAGAAACCCCAGTCCCCAAAATATGAATCTCTTAGGGGTAGAGAACTCAAGTTCCTGAAGAACATGCGCTTTGCCGAGAAGCACAGCAAGAAGCGCCCGAAGAAGACGCAGGCCAACAATGCCAAGACCATGAGTGCACGTGTGGAGGCCTTCAAGGCCCTCGTCAAGCCCAACATCCCAAAGACTGGTAGCCACAAATTCAATCAACTTGCCTGCACCGCTCACCCCAAGCTCGGGAGACATGCTCACGCCCTCGCTGCCAAGGGTCTCAGGCTCTGCTGGCCAAAGTCCGAGGCTGAGACTCAAACCGAGGCCCAGGCTGCAGCTGTGACCCCAGCTCCAGCTCCTGCTGTGGCTCGGGTTCCCATAGGTGCCACCCGCCACGAAGTCTCCAGTGTAGAGGCTTCTGTCTGCCAGAGTGAGGATGGAAGGACCAAGTGTGATCCTTGGGCATCTGTCTGCATGGGGCTGGTGCCCTCCTGTGCTGTTTGTGCAGATAAGCCTGTGGCAGGAGctgtcaaataa